Within the Bacteroidota bacterium genome, the region CGTTATTCAGATTTTTCTGCAATTGATTAAAAAGTAGCTGAACATGAGCAAAACTGGCTTTTGGTGGATAAAACTCTTCTATCTCATCTGAAAACAAAGTTAAACCAACAGCATCTCTTTGCTTTCGAAGCAATTGTATCAGCGAAGCTGCAGCATAAACAGAGAACTTAAGCTTATTGTGTTTGCTATCAGGAAAATACATGGAAGAAGAGTTGTCGATCAGCAGCATACACCGCAGGTTTGTTTCCTCTTCGTACTTCTTTACAAATAATTTGTCAGTACGTCCAAATAGTTTCCAATCAATGTGTTTGGTTGATTCTCCTGAATTATAGAGTCGATGCTCTGCAAATTCTACGGAAAAGCCATGAAAAGGACTTTTATGAAGCCCTGTAATGAAGCCTTCGACAACATATCGAGCAATCAGGTCTAGATTACCTAGTTGCTGAATCATTTCTAAGTCAATATGTCCGTTAGGCCATTTTGCCATTTACAAATAAGGATAAAAAAAGGTGATCAAAAACAAGAACAGCTTTTGATCACCTAAACTATTTTGAATAATATTAACCTAAATGAGGTTGGACTTTGTTCATGAGCATAGGTTTTGGTAATGCACCAACAATTTTGTCGGCCACTTCTCCATTCTTAAAGACTAAAAGTGTAGGGATGTTGCGGATACCATATTTTTGAGCGATGGTTGGCTCAATATCAACATTTACTTTTCCAACTTTAAGTTGTCCTTCCAACTCTTTACCGAGATCTTCTACGATAGGTCCAATCATACGACAGGGACCACACCATTCTGCCCAAAAGTCTACAAGGACTGGAATATCTGAATTTATTACTTCAGTTTCGAAATTAGCTGCTGTGAATTCTAAAGCCATTATTGTTTAATTTTTTTACAAAGTTATAGAATAGATTGCGATGGACAATCCATCTGCAATAAAAATGCCGCTTGAAAAATAATAACAATTTTTAATATATTTTAGCCAAATCGAAAATTAATTTATCTTCATTTCCACACCCTCAATCTGTTCAATTTCCTTAAAGAACTCATTACTGGGTTCAATTAATAGTTTTTGAGGTGTCATTAATAAATTCATATTTCCATTTCCATTCGCATAGGAAAACTCAAGAAATATGGGGAATTTACCCTTGTGATTCGTAACCAGATTTTCTATCTTCTTGCTCAGTTCTTTATCAAGAATTTCTAAAGGAATTTTTATCGTTATTTTTTTTAGTGCTTTAGTACGGTAGCCACTTAATAAATTGATTTCAGTAATATCGGATGTATAGTCTACTGCATCTCGATAACGAGGTCTCACAAGTCCAGACAGGAAAACCTTTGTGCCCGGTTCAAGAAAGTGCTTGAACTTGAGGTATTTTTCTCTGAATAGAAAAAACTTCATGCTGTTGGTAAAATCTTCGATCGTAAACATCCCATACGTATCGCCTCCTTTTGTGAAACGTTCTGTAAATTCTGTTATCAAGCCAGCAATCTTAAATGTTTTGTTGTAGAAACTGGGGTAATTATCGTTGAAATTATCAATACTTGTACTGGTAAAGTGGTCAATTTCAAATTTAAATTCATCCAGTGGATGCCCTGATACATAAAAGCCAATTAGTCGTTTTTCTTCCTGTAATATCTTAATGGAAGCCCAGGGTTCAACTTCTGGTAAATTTGGTTTAGCAATATGTGCATCTTCCATATCGCCAAAAAGACTTATTTGGTGCGATTTCTTTGATTCCTTAACTCGGTTACCAAACTTTATTGCTTTATCGATAGCTGTCTGATCTTCATTTTCTTCCATATGAAAATACTGGGCTCGATGAATACCTTCAAAAGAATCGAAAGCACCTGCCATGGCTAAACTTTCAATACATTTTTTATTTACTGCTCTAAGATTAACCCGACATGTAAAATCGAAAATATCGCTATAAGGACCTTTTTCGTTTCGTTCAGATAAAATTGCTTCTACGGCTGCTTCGCCAACTCCTTTGATAGCACCCAATCCAAATCGGATAATACGTTCCTTATTGACTGTAAATTTATATTGTGAGTCATTAATATCGGGTCCTAAAACCTCAATCCCCATTTTATTACTCTCGGTAATATAGAGATTGATTTTGGCCATATCGTCCATGTTATGAGCCAGTGTGGCAGCCATAAAGGAAGCCGGATGATGTGTCTTAAGATAAGCAGTCTGGTAAGCAACAATTGAATATGCAGCAGCATGAGAGCGGTTGAATCCATAGTTTGCAAATGCTTCCATCATGTGAAAAATGTACTCTGCTTTTTCCTTATCAATATTGTTTTTTGCAGCACCTTCCACAAACTCTACTTTCATGTCCTGCATCGCATCCTTTTTCTTCTTCCCCATGGCACGTCTCAGAATATCAGCTTTTCCCAAAGAGAAACCGCCAATAATCTGCGCACATTTCATGATTTGCTCCTGATAAACCATGATACCGTATGTTGGCTTTAAAACCTCTTCCAACATGGCATGGGGGTAATCGACTTTGACCAAGCCATTTTTACGCTTCACAAAATCGGGGATGTATTCCATTGGCCCAGGACGATACAGGGCATTCATGGCAATTAAGTCCTCAATATTGTTTGGTTTGAGGTTTTTGAGATGCGAACGCATGCCTTCTGATTCGAACTGGAAAATGCCATATGTAAAGCCATTGCGAAAAAGTTCGTAGGTTTTGTCATCATCAATAGGGATTTCATCAATATTGATATCGATGTTTTTACTGCCTTTGATATTTTCCAATGCATCTTTGATAATGGTCAGGGTTTTAAGTCCTAGGAAATCCATTTTCAGCATGCCCACCGATTCGACTAATTCCCCTTCGTATTGGGTAACCATTAGTTTGGAATCCTTGGCAGTACTCAAGGGAATATGTTCGAACAAATCATCTTTCCCAATAATTACACCGCAAGCATGTGTTCCCGTATGTCGTGCAGATCCTTCCAGAATTTCGGCATATTTCAGGGTTTTCTGAACCAGAGGTTCACCACTATCTTTATCTTTCTTTAATTCTTTGACTTGTGCAAATGCTTTTTTTAGTGTCATTCCCGGATCAGCAGGAACTAGTTTTGCTAAGCGATCGGCTGTATTTAATGGCAGTTTTAAAACACGTGCTACATCTCGAATGGATGAACGAGCAGCCATGGATCCAAATGTAATAATTTGGGCAACCCGATTTTCACCATATTTATCGACTACATAATTGATGACTTTTTCGCGACCATAATCATCAAAGTCAATATCCATATCAGGCATGGTCACACGCTCAGGATTAAGGAATCGCTCAAAAAGTAAGTTGTAATGAATCGGATCAATGTTTGTGATACCAATGCAATAAGCTACTGCGGAACCTGCAGCTGAGCCTCGGCCCGGGCCAACAATGACATCCATTTCCCTGGCCTTGTTGATAAAATCCTGAACGATAAGAAAATAGCCGGCAAAGCCCATGTCTTTTACAACTTTCAATTCAAAATTCAGCCGTTCAGCAATGCTATCAGTAATTTCTTCATATCGTTTTTCAGCACCCTGAAAAGTGAGATGGTTTAAATATTCATCTGCATCAGAATAAGCTGGTGGCAATGGATATTCGGGTAAAATAACTTTTCGTTCGACTTCGAAATCTTCAATTTTATTAACTATTTCATCAATGTTTTCCAGCGCTTCTGGAATATCTGAAAACAACAGTTTCATTTCTTCGGTTGTTTTGAAATATTCGTGACCAGAATATTTCATCCCGTCTTTATCGTCAGCATCTTTGCCTGTATTTAAGCATACCAGAATATGATGTGCTTCAAAATCTTCTTTGTTCACATAATGAACATCATTGGTGGCTATAATTTTTACTTCATGTTTTTGTGCTAGTTCAATCAAGGCTTTGTTCACAATATCCTGATCTTCTAAACCATGCCTCATTAGTTCCAGATAGAAATCATCACCAAAAATCTGCAGATATTCTTCAATTATTTTACTGGCCTGTTCTGTACCGTTTCGCATGATTGATTTGGGAACTTCACCTCCCAAACAAGCTGTGGATGCAATGAGTCCTTCGCTATACTTTTTTAATAGTTCCTTATCAATTCGTGGGGTATAATAGAAACCATCCTTATAGGCTAAAGTGACCAGTTTTGCCAGATTGTGATAACCTTTTTTATTTTTTGCCAACAAAATCAGATGATATCCGCTTCGGTCTTCCTTGCCTTTTTTATCCTGCATACTGTTGTGAGCCACATACATTTCACAACCAATAATAGGTTTGATCCCATTTTTTTTCGCCTGACGCATAAAGGTCACCACGCCAAACATATTTCCATGATCGGTAATGGCCATGGCCTTCATGCCATCTTTCTTAGCCTTAGCCATGAGTACAGGTATGCTGGCAGCTCCATCTAATATGGAGTATTGGGTATGCAAATGTAAATGGGTGAATTCTGACATGCTCAACTTTGTATTATAAGATTAATTCGTTTTTAAAATAAAAATACGCTTTAATCCTGCAAGCAATTTAGTCAATCAATAACAATATTTATTGTCTTGTTTATATTTTGTGGATATAATCTATTGCACTGAAAAAGAGGTGTTTGTGCGTGAATGTCTGAATGTCAATTGCTTGTAAAATCTCTTAGAAAGACCAGGTTACTCCAGCACTTGGAAGTATCGGTAGTTGATCAATTCGTTCATTACTTACACGATCAAAATAGAACATATTATCCCGATCATAGGCATTGGTTAAACTGATTATCCCTTCAATGGAATTGTGCTTATTGATTTTCCATTTTTTCTTAAGTGAAATATCCAGTCTATGATAAGATGGCAATCGTCCTCCATTTAAATCGCCATATAAGATGCCTAAATCGCCATTGGTAGCGGTATAATCTTGTGTAATTCCTTGTGAAAAATCAAGATACTCATAAAATCCTTGTGTTTGTGTAAAAGGGAATGATGAGCCATAATTCCATCTGAATGAAAGATCAACAGGACTTTTTTTGCCCAAAGAAACATTGAACAGGAATTGGATATTATGTCGTCTGTCCCAATGAGGAGTATAGGTTATAATACCATCATATCGTTCTACAAATGCAAGATCATAAACAAACCAGATATAAAATGGCTTCAACTCAAACACATAATGAAAATTGACACCATAGGCGAGTCCTTGCTCAATAATGAAATCGCTACGCAAATATTCTGGCTTATCCTGAAAATCAGGCGTGTCATCAAAAATCTTATTTCTATTGATATTGGTGAGCTGATAGAAGTCTTTGATATAGCCTTCCAGATTTATCGTTGAATGCTCTTTAATATCCACCTCTGTTCCAATAATGTAATGCATGGCTTTTTGCAATCGGCTATTAATCTCATGGCCATCAAAATGATTTGGAATGTCATCGGGGGCAGTGAGAAAACCATAGAATAAATTGACTACATCACGATCCGAAAAAGCACTAATCAGGTCTTGTGTATATTTTCCAACAGCGAGCTTAAATCTTAAGAATTCGGTTGCATTGTATTTT harbors:
- a CDS encoding DUF58 domain-containing protein, which encodes MAKWPNGHIDLEMIQQLGNLDLIARYVVEGFITGLHKSPFHGFSVEFAEHRLYNSGESTKHIDWKLFGRTDKLFVKKYEEETNLRCMLLIDNSSSMYFPDSKHNKLKFSVYAAASLIQLLRKQRDAVGLTLFSDEIEEFYPPKASFAHVQLLFNQLQKNLNNDSKNKKTSTASTLHQIAENIHKRSLVVIFSDMMENIDNQEEYLSGLQHLKYKKHEVILFHVVDKSKELDFTYENRPYRFIDMESGDKVEVFPDDIRNEYLKKMAGFRDELKLRCSQYHIDYVEADIHTGFFTVLQNYLVKRQKLY
- the trxA gene encoding thioredoxin — its product is MALEFTAANFETEVINSDIPVLVDFWAEWCGPCRMIGPIVEDLGKELEGQLKVGKVNVDIEPTIAQKYGIRNIPTLLVFKNGEVADKIVGALPKPMLMNKVQPHLG
- the dnaE gene encoding DNA polymerase III subunit alpha, with the translated sequence MSEFTHLHLHTQYSILDGAASIPVLMAKAKKDGMKAMAITDHGNMFGVVTFMRQAKKNGIKPIIGCEMYVAHNSMQDKKGKEDRSGYHLILLAKNKKGYHNLAKLVTLAYKDGFYYTPRIDKELLKKYSEGLIASTACLGGEVPKSIMRNGTEQASKIIEEYLQIFGDDFYLELMRHGLEDQDIVNKALIELAQKHEVKIIATNDVHYVNKEDFEAHHILVCLNTGKDADDKDGMKYSGHEYFKTTEEMKLLFSDIPEALENIDEIVNKIEDFEVERKVILPEYPLPPAYSDADEYLNHLTFQGAEKRYEEITDSIAERLNFELKVVKDMGFAGYFLIVQDFINKAREMDVIVGPGRGSAAGSAVAYCIGITNIDPIHYNLLFERFLNPERVTMPDMDIDFDDYGREKVINYVVDKYGENRVAQIITFGSMAARSSIRDVARVLKLPLNTADRLAKLVPADPGMTLKKAFAQVKELKKDKDSGEPLVQKTLKYAEILEGSARHTGTHACGVIIGKDDLFEHIPLSTAKDSKLMVTQYEGELVESVGMLKMDFLGLKTLTIIKDALENIKGSKNIDINIDEIPIDDDKTYELFRNGFTYGIFQFESEGMRSHLKNLKPNNIEDLIAMNALYRPGPMEYIPDFVKRKNGLVKVDYPHAMLEEVLKPTYGIMVYQEQIMKCAQIIGGFSLGKADILRRAMGKKKKDAMQDMKVEFVEGAAKNNIDKEKAEYIFHMMEAFANYGFNRSHAAAYSIVAYQTAYLKTHHPASFMAATLAHNMDDMAKINLYITESNKMGIEVLGPDINDSQYKFTVNKERIIRFGLGAIKGVGEAAVEAILSERNEKGPYSDIFDFTCRVNLRAVNKKCIESLAMAGAFDSFEGIHRAQYFHMEENEDQTAIDKAIKFGNRVKESKKSHQISLFGDMEDAHIAKPNLPEVEPWASIKILQEEKRLIGFYVSGHPLDEFKFEIDHFTSTSIDNFNDNYPSFYNKTFKIAGLITEFTERFTKGGDTYGMFTIEDFTNSMKFFLFREKYLKFKHFLEPGTKVFLSGLVRPRYRDAVDYTSDITEINLLSGYRTKALKKITIKIPLEILDKELSKKIENLVTNHKGKFPIFLEFSYANGNGNMNLLMTPQKLLIEPSNEFFKEIEQIEGVEMKIN